In Silene latifolia isolate original U9 population chromosome X, ASM4854445v1, whole genome shotgun sequence, the following proteins share a genomic window:
- the LOC141618987 gene encoding uncharacterized protein LOC141618987 yields MTNYKQQTTAAVLALLVAVAVVVVPAMGNYSIASGGGKAATKEMSGNSEGAKESVNQAGKEIVEEVTGNKPDSKLGETAKDVKESAESWTGWAKDKIQEGLGLKYGEAVQDSASGDANKATEKIQHVSSESREYASDKASEAKDKAKQTANEASTKAKENSEQAKDKLYEAADKTKEKASSIKDTLGEKAQAANDNLKQNVEETSKNAYENSQQAKEYAMNAGKKATNTAKSMKDAAANKASDWKDAAAEKAQVIKEKAQEQAEIAGHKVKETEEKMAEKVEEMKDAAARKAQDVKESVTGVGKKKRDEAGEKVEWAEAEVKGGYNNANKGSKETLHDAKEKIQQKKGSHLDEEL; encoded by the exons ATGACCAATTATAAGCAACAAACCACGGCAGCGGTACTAGCCCTGctggtggcggtggcggtggtggtggttccGGCGATGGGAAATTACTCGATAGCGTCAGGAGGAGGAAAGGCGGCGACGAAAGAGATGTCAGGGAACAGTGAAGGTGCGAAAGAGAGTGTGAATCAAGCAGGTAAGGAGATCGTCGAGGAAGTAACTGGTAATAAACCCGATTCCAAATTGGGTGAAACCGCTAAGGATGTTAAGGAGTCTGCTGAGTCTTGGACCGGGTGGGCTAAGGACAAGATCCAGGAAGGTCTTGGGTTAAAGTATGGTGAAGCTGTTCAGGATTCTGCTTCTGGTGATGCCAACAAGGCTACCGAGAAGATTCAGCATGTTTCTTCTG AAAGTCGGGAATATGCTTCGGACAAAGCTAGCGAAGCGAAAGACAAGGCGAAACAAACAGCCAACGAAGCATCAACAAAAGCAAAGGAGAATTCCGAACAAGCAAAGGATAAACTATACGAAGCGGCGGATAAGACCAAGGAGAAAGCTTCGTCGATCAAGGACACGCTTGGGGAAAAGGCCCAGGCTGCAAATGACAATCTCAAGCAAAATGTAGAAGAAACGTCGAAAAACGCCTACGAGAATTCCCAACAAGCCAAAGAGTATGCCATGAATGCTGGGAAGAAGGCGACTAACACGGCTAAATCCATGAAAGACGCTGCGGCCAACAAAGCATCGGATTGGAAGGACGCTGCGGCCGAGAAGGCGCAGGTGATAAAGGAGAAGGCACAAGAGCAAGCGGAGATAGCAGGCCATAAAGTGAAGGAAACGGAAGAGAAGATGGCTGAGAAGGTGGAGGAAATGAAAGATGCGGCTGCGCGTAAGGCGCAAGATGTGAAGGAGAGCGTGACAGGGGTGGGGAAGAAGAAGCGGGATGAAGCGGGGGAGAAAGTCGAGTGGGCTGAGGCGGAGGTTAAGGGAGGGTATAATAATGCTAACAAGGGAAGTAAAGAGACTTTGCATGATGCTAAAGAGAAGATTCAACAGAAGAAGGGTAGTCATTTAGATGAGGAGCTTTGA
- the LOC141618985 gene encoding protein TRIGALACTOSYLDIACYLGLYCEROL 4, chloroplastic, with protein sequence MKQLRYVTENSSFWEVDISTPTTLDGVARPLAHEGPLPLGLSRGTKLSRPKQIHFFQRFMAAPFLPCFSPNHGFSIQRALTLPFPNDWFTSLLGSFDLQKFVASVKKAEPSDSSFLQVIGKHLSDKSLYALGFCSEFLVTSNDTLLVGYESREDIKTARKKAVFHHKFPDHNLTLEAASPGLFIDKHGKYWDVPVSVAADLASVSSDSGASYHLCLQHISGSAKPVEGNDGSEVPASLLPGLSLKSAFSYKKSIDFWRSQAKKLKLVQPFDVFLSNPHVSASAVIGAVGTALFGDNALRPQVVDEQEGFKRFNLYASGMKSAIMGDLFATLSLTAHHGNFQRLLFDLSRVQLRLDVPSGSKFLSAAACVAQNLYESKQPPFQAVHALCPNATVSLQQQLIGPFSFRADSTIAIDLRNQEWKVNLENPVFAIEYALHVLGSAKAIAWYAPNQKEFMVELRFFER encoded by the exons ATGAAACAACTACGATATGTAACGGAGAATTCAAGTTTCTGGGAAGTAGACATTTCCACACCAACTACCCTTGACGGTGTAGCCCGCCCATTAGCCCATGAAGGCCCACTTCCATTGGGCCTTTCTCGGGGCACTAAACTCTCAAGGCCCAAACAAATCCACTTCTTTCAGAGATTCATGGCTGCTCCTTTTCTCCCTTGTTTTTCTCCCAATCATGGTTTTTCTATTCAGCGTGCTCTCACTTTGCCTTTTCCTAATGACTG GTTTACCTCTTTGTTAGGGAGCTTCGACCTGCAAAAATTTGTAGCCTCCGTGAAAAAAGCTGAACCTTCAGATTCATCATTTCTGCAAGTCATTGGAAAGCACCTTTCCGACAAATCACTTTATGCTTTAGGTTTTTGTTCGGAGTTTCTTGTAACGTCTAATGATACCCTGCTCGTTGGTTATGAATCACGTGAAGATATAAAGACTGCACGAAAGAAGGCTGTTTTCCATCACAAG TTTCCGGATCATAATTTGACATTGGAGGCAGCTTCTCCTGGACTTTTCATTGACAAGCATGGGAAGTACTGGGATGTACCTGTTTCAGTGGCAGCTGACTTGGCATCTGTTTCTTCCGACTCTGGTGCTAGTTACCACTTATGTTTGCAGCATATCTCAGGGTCAGCAAAACCAGTTGAAGGGAACGATGGTAGTGAAGTTCCGGCAAGTTTACTACCAGGACTTAGTCTGAAAAGCGCATTTTCCTATAAAAAGAGCATAGACTTCTGGAGGAGTCAGGCAAAAAAGCTAAAACTGGTTCAACCATTTGATGTCTTCTTGTCAAATCCTCATGTATCTGCTTCAGCTGTTATTG GTGCTGTAGGAACTGCACTGTTTGGAGATAATGCATTAAGACCACAAGTAGTTGATGAACAGGAGGGTTTTAAGCGCTTCAACCTATATGCATCTGGGATGAAATCAGCAATCATGGGGGATTTGTTTGCAACTTTGTCACTCACCGCTCACCATGGAAACTTCCAAAGACTGTTATTTGATCTTTCACGTGTCCAGCTTCGACTAGATGTACCTTCAGGTTCCAAATTTCTTTCAGCTGCAGCATGTGTTGCCCAAAATCTTTACGAATCCAAACAGCCACCCTTTCAAGCTGTTCACGCACTATGTCCCAATGCTACTGTTTCTCTCCAACAGCAG CTCATCGGACCATTCAGTTTTAGAGCGGATTCAACAATTGCTATTGATTTGAGGAATCAAGAGTGGAAGGTAAATCTGGAAAACCCAGTGTTTGCTATTGAATATGCTTTGCATGTCCTTGGCTCGGCCAAGGCCATTGCTTGGTATGCTCCCAATCAAAAGGAATTCATGGTGGAGCTCAGGTTTTTCGAGAGATAA
- the LOC141618983 gene encoding uncharacterized protein LOC141618983 isoform X1: MDDAEIERIASSINFLREWRYFKYEPRVVRFAPETGCSSDTAVQNEITLSQFSAAEVPKCSLEAEEGANSLISSQSRKDFILYTGGLVWALDWCPRAEQGTELDTKYEFVAVAAHPPDSTYHKLGAPLKGRGMVQIWCLLNYTTNEDQQTPVKSTKQKYKKSALAKKVDDKPVRPRGRPRKVPINTTSEVDAESQLVQALVPLPEDASNTPHADNDLQNFPASQIISSAVHYNMQSRANVIEKNQITYQRRKKNPSQSTLDEAPVELLESQFIPALAVQLPDTVDENLQSNPVPIKEKRNKHKAVNNKKTEGDKIADIPDSEMSSMQVTVSTYPESMTDYSPTEGELPSSSTSFLGKRQRIPTKKALESDLDLSIASLKRKSRRKSKCLKNPLFNESTSSRNECGVSSPERLEENIFEEDGMTQQGHDVGSSLVDLSSCGDDKENHILPRAVLCLGHDGKVAWDVKWRPTGGEFVNKYRMGYLAVVLGTGSIEVWEVPSPEVVSRIYAYRQRKDTDPRFAKLEPVFRCSKLKYGDRMSMPLTVEWSASPPHDLLLAGCHDGVVAVWKFSTEDQFEDARPLLCFNAETGPVRALMWAPFDGDFESSNVIVIAGHRGVKFWDLRDPFRPLWDANPSQRFIYGLDWVPDPRCVLVTYDDGNLRMLSLSRSAYDVPVTGEPFSGTLQQGLHSFNCSSYAIWSIHVSRLTGLVAYCCADGAVLYFQLTHKAVDKDPIRNRAPHFLCGSVASEGSAVTVNTELPSSPHKMKKSATEWSNTPRSARTVASGLHYGKRVKKGAEKNPNQTEEVLALCDGDDAEPGVANDVGKSTKTTKNDLKDKAQSEVEAPPPKLQAMHRVRWNMNKGSERWLCYGGAAGIVRCQEIVIPQFDKKLLKR, translated from the exons AGAGTGGAGATATTTTAAATATGAACCAAGAGTTGTACGCTTTGCACCTGAGACTGGATGCTCTAGTGATACAGCAGTTCAAAATGAGATAACCTTATCTCAGTTCTCAGCTGCTGAGGTGCCAAAATGCAGTCTGGAG GCAGAGGAAGGGGCTAATTCGCTGATTTCTTCTCAGTCTAG GAAAGATTTTATTTTATATACTGGTGGACTTGTTTGGGCATTGGATTGGTGTCCAAGGGCAGAACAAGGAACAGAACTTGATACAAAGTATGAG TTTGTTGCCGTGGCTGCTCATCCCCCTGATTCCACATACCACAAGCTTGGAGCTCCTCTTAAAGGTCGAGGGATGGTTCAAATCTGGTGTCTTTTAAACTACACAACAAATGAAGATCAGCAAACTCCTGTCAAGAGCACAAAACAGAAGTATAAAAAATCTGCCCTCGCAAAGAAGGTCGATGACAAGCCTGTGAGACCTAGAGGAAGGCCTAGAAAGGTTCCGATAAATACGACCTCTGAAGTGGACGCAGAAAGCCAATTAGTTCAAGCTCTTGTTCCACTTCCTGAAGATGCTTCAAACACACCTCATGCAGATAATGACTTACAAAATTTCCCTGCTTCCCAGATAATTTCAAGTGCTGTTCATTACAATATGCAGTCTAGAGCGAATGTTATAGAAAAGAATCAGATAACATATCAGAGGCGTAAAAAAAACCCTAGTCAGAGCACATTGGATGAGGCTCCTGTTGAACTTCTGGAAAGCCAGTTTATTCCAGCTCTTGCTGTTCAGCTTCCAGATACTGTGGATGAAAACCTGCAGAGTAACCCTGTTCCTATAAAAGAAAAGCGAAACAAACACAAAGCTGTCAACAATAAGAAAACAGAAGGGGATAAAATTGCTGATATCCCTGATTCTGAAATGTCATCAATGCAAGTCACTGTGTCAACTTATCCAGAAAGTATGACAGATTATTCTCCTACAGAAGGGGAATTACCAAGCTCATCTACTTCCTTTTTGGGTAAAAGGCAAAGAATTCCAACTAAGAAAGCTCTTGAAAGTGACCTAGATTTATCAATTGCATCCTTAAAAAGAAAGTCAAGGCGCAAGTCAAAGTGTCTTAAGAATCCTCTCTTCAACGAGAGTACATCATCAAGAAATGAGTGTGGGGTATCGTCGCCTGAAAGGCTTGAAGAAAATATCTTTGAAGAAGATGGGATGACACAACAAGGACATGATGTAGGTAGTAGTCTCGTTGATTTGAGTTCTTGTGGTGATGATAAAGAAAACCATATTCTTCCTCGAGCTGTCTTGTGCCTGGGTCACGATGGGAAAGTTGCGTGGGATGTAAAATGGCGGCCTACTGGAGGTGAATTTGTTAATAAGTACAGAATGGGCTATCTTGCAGTTGTCTTAGGGACTGGATCCATCGAAGT GTGGGAAGTTCCTTCTCCTGAAGTAGTTAGTCGTATCTATGCTTATCGACAGAGGAAAGATACTGATCCTCGATTTGCAAAATTGGAGCCAGTATTTAGATGCTCAAAGTTGAAGTATGGTGATAGAATGAG TATGCCTCTCACTGTGGAATGGTCAGCTTCTCCTCCTCATGATTTGCTGTTAGCTGGATGTCATGATGGAGTG GTTGCTGTGTGGAAGTTCTCCACAGAAGATCAATTCGAAG ATGCCAGACCATTGCTTTGTTTTAATGCAGAGACAGGTCCTGTTAGAGCCCTTATGTGGGCACCATTTGACGG GGATTTTGAGAGCTCAAATGTCATTGTTATCGCTGGGCATCGAGGAGTGAAGTTTTGGGACTTGCG TGACCCATTCCGGCCTTTATGGGATGCAAACCCTTCACAACGTTTTATATATGGTCTTGACTGGGTACCTGATCCAAG ATGTGTCCTTGTAACCTACGATGATGGAAATCTGAGGATGTTAAGCCTATCGCGGTCTGCCTATGATGTGCCAGTCACAGGAGAGCCTTTTTCTGGAACTCTGCAGCAAGGATTGCATAGTTTCAATTGTTCATCATATGCCATATGGAGCATTCACGTGTCACGACTAACAG GGCTTGTAGCATATTGCTGTGCTGATGGAGCTGTGTTATATTTTCAG cTAACACACAAAGCAGTTGATAAAGATCCCATAAGGAATCGGGCACCACACTTTCTCTGTGGTTCTGTGGCTAGTGAAGGATCAGCAGTTACAGTAAATACTGAATTACCAAGTTCTCCACATAAAATGAAGAAGTCAGCTACTGAATGGTCAAATACGCCTAGATCTGCTCGGACTGTTGCATCTGGTTTACATTATGGAAAAAGAGTTAAGAAAGGCGCTGAGAAAAACCCTAATCAAACTGAAGAAGTTCTCG CATTGTGTGATGGTGATGATGCTGAACCTGGAGTAGCAAATGATGTCGGAAAGAGCACAAAAACCACAAAAAACGATTTGAAGGACAAAGCACAGAGTGAAGTTGAAGCACCACCTCCGAAGTTGCAGGCCATGCATAGAGTAAGATGGAATATGAACAAGGGGAGTGAGAGATGGTTATGTTATGGTGGTGCCGCAGGTATCGTGCGGTGTCAGGAGATTGTCATCCCTCAATTTGATAAGAAACTTTTAAAGAGGTGA
- the LOC141618983 gene encoding uncharacterized protein LOC141618983 isoform X2, producing the protein MVQIWCLLNYTTNEDQQTPVKSTKQKYKKSALAKKVDDKPVRPRGRPRKVPINTTSEVDAESQLVQALVPLPEDASNTPHADNDLQNFPASQIISSAVHYNMQSRANVIEKNQITYQRRKKNPSQSTLDEAPVELLESQFIPALAVQLPDTVDENLQSNPVPIKEKRNKHKAVNNKKTEGDKIADIPDSEMSSMQVTVSTYPESMTDYSPTEGELPSSSTSFLGKRQRIPTKKALESDLDLSIASLKRKSRRKSKCLKNPLFNESTSSRNECGVSSPERLEENIFEEDGMTQQGHDVGSSLVDLSSCGDDKENHILPRAVLCLGHDGKVAWDVKWRPTGGEFVNKYRMGYLAVVLGTGSIEVWEVPSPEVVSRIYAYRQRKDTDPRFAKLEPVFRCSKLKYGDRMSMPLTVEWSASPPHDLLLAGCHDGVVAVWKFSTEDQFEDARPLLCFNAETGPVRALMWAPFDGDFESSNVIVIAGHRGVKFWDLRDPFRPLWDANPSQRFIYGLDWVPDPRCVLVTYDDGNLRMLSLSRSAYDVPVTGEPFSGTLQQGLHSFNCSSYAIWSIHVSRLTGLVAYCCADGAVLYFQLTHKAVDKDPIRNRAPHFLCGSVASEGSAVTVNTELPSSPHKMKKSATEWSNTPRSARTVASGLHYGKRVKKGAEKNPNQTEEVLALCDGDDAEPGVANDVGKSTKTTKNDLKDKAQSEVEAPPPKLQAMHRVRWNMNKGSERWLCYGGAAGIVRCQEIVIPQFDKKLLKR; encoded by the exons ATGGTTCAAATCTGGTGTCTTTTAAACTACACAACAAATGAAGATCAGCAAACTCCTGTCAAGAGCACAAAACAGAAGTATAAAAAATCTGCCCTCGCAAAGAAGGTCGATGACAAGCCTGTGAGACCTAGAGGAAGGCCTAGAAAGGTTCCGATAAATACGACCTCTGAAGTGGACGCAGAAAGCCAATTAGTTCAAGCTCTTGTTCCACTTCCTGAAGATGCTTCAAACACACCTCATGCAGATAATGACTTACAAAATTTCCCTGCTTCCCAGATAATTTCAAGTGCTGTTCATTACAATATGCAGTCTAGAGCGAATGTTATAGAAAAGAATCAGATAACATATCAGAGGCGTAAAAAAAACCCTAGTCAGAGCACATTGGATGAGGCTCCTGTTGAACTTCTGGAAAGCCAGTTTATTCCAGCTCTTGCTGTTCAGCTTCCAGATACTGTGGATGAAAACCTGCAGAGTAACCCTGTTCCTATAAAAGAAAAGCGAAACAAACACAAAGCTGTCAACAATAAGAAAACAGAAGGGGATAAAATTGCTGATATCCCTGATTCTGAAATGTCATCAATGCAAGTCACTGTGTCAACTTATCCAGAAAGTATGACAGATTATTCTCCTACAGAAGGGGAATTACCAAGCTCATCTACTTCCTTTTTGGGTAAAAGGCAAAGAATTCCAACTAAGAAAGCTCTTGAAAGTGACCTAGATTTATCAATTGCATCCTTAAAAAGAAAGTCAAGGCGCAAGTCAAAGTGTCTTAAGAATCCTCTCTTCAACGAGAGTACATCATCAAGAAATGAGTGTGGGGTATCGTCGCCTGAAAGGCTTGAAGAAAATATCTTTGAAGAAGATGGGATGACACAACAAGGACATGATGTAGGTAGTAGTCTCGTTGATTTGAGTTCTTGTGGTGATGATAAAGAAAACCATATTCTTCCTCGAGCTGTCTTGTGCCTGGGTCACGATGGGAAAGTTGCGTGGGATGTAAAATGGCGGCCTACTGGAGGTGAATTTGTTAATAAGTACAGAATGGGCTATCTTGCAGTTGTCTTAGGGACTGGATCCATCGAAGT GTGGGAAGTTCCTTCTCCTGAAGTAGTTAGTCGTATCTATGCTTATCGACAGAGGAAAGATACTGATCCTCGATTTGCAAAATTGGAGCCAGTATTTAGATGCTCAAAGTTGAAGTATGGTGATAGAATGAG TATGCCTCTCACTGTGGAATGGTCAGCTTCTCCTCCTCATGATTTGCTGTTAGCTGGATGTCATGATGGAGTG GTTGCTGTGTGGAAGTTCTCCACAGAAGATCAATTCGAAG ATGCCAGACCATTGCTTTGTTTTAATGCAGAGACAGGTCCTGTTAGAGCCCTTATGTGGGCACCATTTGACGG GGATTTTGAGAGCTCAAATGTCATTGTTATCGCTGGGCATCGAGGAGTGAAGTTTTGGGACTTGCG TGACCCATTCCGGCCTTTATGGGATGCAAACCCTTCACAACGTTTTATATATGGTCTTGACTGGGTACCTGATCCAAG ATGTGTCCTTGTAACCTACGATGATGGAAATCTGAGGATGTTAAGCCTATCGCGGTCTGCCTATGATGTGCCAGTCACAGGAGAGCCTTTTTCTGGAACTCTGCAGCAAGGATTGCATAGTTTCAATTGTTCATCATATGCCATATGGAGCATTCACGTGTCACGACTAACAG GGCTTGTAGCATATTGCTGTGCTGATGGAGCTGTGTTATATTTTCAG cTAACACACAAAGCAGTTGATAAAGATCCCATAAGGAATCGGGCACCACACTTTCTCTGTGGTTCTGTGGCTAGTGAAGGATCAGCAGTTACAGTAAATACTGAATTACCAAGTTCTCCACATAAAATGAAGAAGTCAGCTACTGAATGGTCAAATACGCCTAGATCTGCTCGGACTGTTGCATCTGGTTTACATTATGGAAAAAGAGTTAAGAAAGGCGCTGAGAAAAACCCTAATCAAACTGAAGAAGTTCTCG CATTGTGTGATGGTGATGATGCTGAACCTGGAGTAGCAAATGATGTCGGAAAGAGCACAAAAACCACAAAAAACGATTTGAAGGACAAAGCACAGAGTGAAGTTGAAGCACCACCTCCGAAGTTGCAGGCCATGCATAGAGTAAGATGGAATATGAACAAGGGGAGTGAGAGATGGTTATGTTATGGTGGTGCCGCAGGTATCGTGCGGTGTCAGGAGATTGTCATCCCTCAATTTGATAAGAAACTTTTAAAGAGGTGA